The following are encoded in a window of Methanomicrobiales archaeon genomic DNA:
- the wecB gene encoding UDP-N-acetylglucosamine 2-epimerase (non-hydrolyzing) gives MKIMTILGTRPEIIRLSCTIEKLDRECEHILVHTGQNYDPKLSDIFFKELRIREPDYYLGVQSSSTGEQIGRILVESERILQSEKPDRLLILGDTNSSLSAIIAKRMAIPVYHMEAGNRCFDDRVPEEVNRRIIDHCSDILMPYTERSRANLIQEGISSNRIFVVGNPINEVLERYKSDIEESKVLEALKLNPNEYFLVTMHRAENVDIPNRLKTLIQAINLLPEKYKRTVILSLHPHTRDRICRYGLIDNAGMIQYYDPFGFIDFVALEKNAYCVISDSGTVQEECCIMHVPNVTIRDVTERPETVECGSNILSGANPEAILRCVQCSLGQPPQWNIPPEYLKENVSSTVVKILMSHRVAS, from the coding sequence ATGAAAATTATGACAATTCTGGGCACTCGCCCGGAGATAATTAGATTAAGCTGCACGATTGAAAAGTTGGATCGAGAGTGTGAGCATATTTTGGTACATACTGGCCAGAACTATGATCCGAAGTTAAGCGATATATTCTTTAAAGAGTTACGGATTCGGGAACCTGACTACTACCTAGGTGTTCAAAGTTCAAGTACGGGGGAGCAGATTGGCAGAATATTAGTTGAAAGTGAGAGAATACTCCAATCCGAGAAACCAGATAGATTATTGATCCTTGGAGATACAAATAGCAGTCTTTCGGCTATCATCGCGAAAAGGATGGCAATACCTGTCTATCATATGGAGGCGGGTAACAGGTGCTTTGACGATCGCGTGCCTGAAGAAGTAAACAGGCGGATTATCGATCACTGCAGTGATATACTAATGCCCTATACTGAGAGAAGTCGCGCTAATCTCATCCAAGAAGGAATTTCGAGTAATAGAATATTTGTAGTCGGCAATCCGATCAATGAAGTTCTAGAACGATACAAATCCGATATCGAAGAATCGAAAGTCCTTGAGGCATTAAAACTAAATCCAAATGAATATTTTCTTGTAACAATGCATCGAGCTGAAAATGTGGATATCCCGAATCGTTTGAAAACTTTGATTCAAGCAATAAATCTACTTCCTGAAAAATACAAAAGGACTGTAATATTGAGTTTACATCCTCACACGAGAGATAGAATCTGTCGGTATGGATTAATTGATAATGCTGGAATGATCCAGTACTACGATCCGTTTGGCTTCATTGATTTCGTTGCTCTTGAAAAAAATGCGTATTGTGTTATTAGTGATAGTGGAACCGTTCAAGAAGAGTGTTGTATCATGCATGTTCCAAATGTCACGATTCGAGATGTAACAGAGCGTCCAGAGACGGTTGAATGTGGCAGCAATATTTTATCTGGGGCCAATCCAGAGGCAATCTTGCGTTGTGTCCAGTGTAGTCTTGGGCAACCTCCGCAATGGAATATTCCCCCTGAATATCTTAAAGAAAATGTCAGCAGCACTGTTGTCAAAATTTTAATGAGTCATCGAGTTGCTTCTTAA
- a CDS encoding polysaccharide biosynthesis protein encodes MEKFGDNMLTDKTVLVTGGTGSLGKVLVRRLLSGEIGCPKKIIVFSRDEAKQHEMRLRYLNRKNATDEIIYNNFLRLLEFRIGDVRDYHSISSVLHGVDVVINAAALKQVPVCEYFPFEAVRTNIEGPENIIRSIREHHLPVSTVVGISTDKACKPINVMGMTKAIQERLLIHANMDCPDTRFICVRYGNVLASRGSVIPLFHEQIRSGGPVTITTLDMTRFLLSLDQAVDTIFAALIEANRGETYIPKVPSANVMDIAKILIGERPIKTVVTGIRPGEKIHEILVSEEEAHRTIERGNYYVILPVLPELRDSEYKDTLSREYSSADNIMNYEQLKIQLEQHGLLIDDQQPNGELLR; translated from the coding sequence ATGGAGAAATTCGGAGATAATATGTTAACTGATAAAACCGTTCTAGTTACAGGAGGTACTGGATCTCTTGGAAAAGTTCTGGTCCGACGTCTTCTATCCGGTGAGATAGGATGTCCGAAGAAGATCATCGTGTTCTCACGAGATGAAGCAAAACAGCACGAGATGCGTCTTCGATATTTGAATCGTAAGAATGCAACTGATGAGATTATTTATAATAATTTCCTACGGTTGTTGGAGTTCCGCATAGGTGATGTTCGAGATTACCATAGTATCAGTTCAGTTTTACATGGAGTTGACGTCGTTATTAATGCGGCGGCTCTCAAACAAGTTCCTGTATGCGAATATTTTCCCTTTGAGGCGGTTAGGACCAATATAGAAGGACCTGAAAATATCATCCGCTCTATTCGCGAGCATCATTTACCTGTTTCAACAGTTGTTGGTATTTCAACAGATAAGGCGTGCAAACCGATCAATGTTATGGGCATGACAAAAGCTATCCAAGAACGGCTATTAATTCATGCAAATATGGATTGTCCTGATACAAGATTCATATGTGTTAGATACGGAAATGTCCTAGCATCTCGAGGATCTGTCATACCTCTCTTCCATGAACAGATTCGTTCTGGCGGACCAGTAACGATCACCACTCTGGATATGACACGATTCCTCCTAAGCCTTGATCAGGCTGTTGACACAATATTTGCGGCATTAATAGAGGCAAACCGTGGTGAGACGTATATCCCTAAAGTACCATCTGCGAATGTGATGGATATTGCCAAGATTTTGATAGGAGAGAGACCCATCAAGACAGTTGTTACAGGGATTAGGCCGGGTGAAAAAATTCATGAAATACTTGTATCGGAAGAAGAAGCGCATAGGACGATAGAAAGGGGAAATTATTATGTAATTCTACCCGTTCTTCCGGAACTTCGTGACTCAGAGTATAAGGATACATTATCTCGAGAATATAGCTCTGCAGATAACATAATGAACTACGAACAGCTAAAAATTCAGTTGGAACAGCATGGACTTTTAATTGATGATCAACAACCGAATGGGGAATTGCTCCGATGA